From the genome of Acinetobacter sp. TR3:
CGAGGCACGTTTAATTACAGGCAATGAACAACTGGCTAAATGGCCACGTCGTATTGTCGCCCAAACATGGACAGATAAAACGTTCTATGATGCCAAAATGGTGGAACAGACCAAGCGCTACGCTCAACACAATAATACTGAAAGCAATTTAGAACCAGATATCAAAAATGCACCTGGCGGTATTCGTGATATTAATCAGATTGGTTGGATTGCCAAACGTCACTTCCGTGTCAATCGTATTTATGATTTAGTCCACTTAGGCTTTATTACTGAATTTGAATTAGGCGTACTGGAAGAAGCTGAAAGTTTCTTATGGGAGATTAGAACCCATTTGCATCGTATCGCTAAACGAGATGAAAACCGCTTATTATTTGAATATCAAAGAGATATAGCAGCAAAATTTGGTTATGTTCGCGAAGAAGGTCAACCTGTGAACTTTGCAGTTGAACAATTCATGAAACGTTATTATCGAACAGCTCAACAAGTTTCAACGCTGAATGAGATGTTACTTGCCTATTTCAATGAATCAGTCATTACTCCTCGTCTGCCTGATTATGAACGCCAAATTATCGACATTAATGACCGCTTTAAAATTGTAGACGGCAAACTCGCTGTTCAGCATCACAAAGTATTTTCTGAAGAGCCGAGTGCAATTTTAGAACTATTCTATCTGTTAGCCAATCGACCAGAAATTACAGGCATACGTGCCCGTACCTTGCGTCTTCTTGTGCTCGCAGCAAAACGGATTGACCAACGTTTCAGGGACAATCCAGAACATCAAGCATTATTCATGTCAATTATTCGCTCACCGCACTTATATGACACGATGGTGGCGATGAAACGTTATGGCGTACTAGGGAACTACATTCCTTCGTTTGGACAGATTACAGGATTAATGCAGTACGATCTGTTCCATATCTACACTGTAGATGCACACACCTTATTATTGCTCAGAAACTTAAGTCGCTTTAAAGAACCTGAATTCGCTAAAGAATTTCCTGTGGTGAGTTCAGTATTCCAACGTATTGCGCGTCACGATATTGTCTATATGGCAGCAATTTTCCATGATATTGCGAAAGGTCGTGGCGGTGATCATAGTGAATTAGGGGCATTAGATGCCATCGAGTTCTGTCGCACGCATGGTTTTACTGAACGTGAATGTAAACTTGTAGCATGGTTGATTAACAATCATCTACTCATGTCCCTTACTGCACAGAAAAAAGATATTTCTGATCCAGATGAAGTCAAAGAATTTGCCGAAAAAGTCGGTGACATGGAACATTTGGACTATCTATACACTTTAACGGTCGCTGATATTAATGCCACCAATCCTAAACTTTGGAATACGTGGCGTGCTTCCCTTATGCGCCAGTTGTATACCTATGCGCGAGATGTCATTCGTTCAGGCTTAGGTCGTCCTGTTGACTATCAAATGTTAATTGAAGACACCAAATTTGCTGCCAGTGAATTATTGGTCAATGACTTCTCTCTCGCGGAAGTCGAAAAAGTTTGGCAAGAGCTTGGTGATGAATACTTCGTTAAAGAATCAGCCAATGAAATTGCATGGCATACTCAAGCGATTTTACAGCATGGCGATAACCCAGAGCCTT
Proteins encoded in this window:
- the glnD gene encoding [protein-PII] uridylyltransferase; this translates as MINTSPLLNYVTSHHDIKAINQWRTDVEKQLQESYENGQAIREVIKARSNSIDEALVFLWNHAELNKTELGLFAVGGYGRREMLPYSDTDIMILSEDEISEEQEKLISTFISSLWDVGNFKPGISVRTIQNCVEQAANDLTVASTLIEARLITGNEQLAKWPRRIVAQTWTDKTFYDAKMVEQTKRYAQHNNTESNLEPDIKNAPGGIRDINQIGWIAKRHFRVNRIYDLVHLGFITEFELGVLEEAESFLWEIRTHLHRIAKRDENRLLFEYQRDIAAKFGYVREEGQPVNFAVEQFMKRYYRTAQQVSTLNEMLLAYFNESVITPRLPDYERQIIDINDRFKIVDGKLAVQHHKVFSEEPSAILELFYLLANRPEITGIRARTLRLLVLAAKRIDQRFRDNPEHQALFMSIIRSPHLYDTMVAMKRYGVLGNYIPSFGQITGLMQYDLFHIYTVDAHTLLLLRNLSRFKEPEFAKEFPVVSSVFQRIARHDIVYMAAIFHDIAKGRGGDHSELGALDAIEFCRTHGFTERECKLVAWLINNHLLMSLTAQKKDISDPDEVKEFAEKVGDMEHLDYLYTLTVADINATNPKLWNTWRASLMRQLYTYARDVIRSGLGRPVDYQMLIEDTKFAASELLVNDFSLAEVEKVWQELGDEYFVKESANEIAWHTQAILQHGDNPEPLVLLRAHRNAADDAVQIFIYTRDQPNLFATTVAVLDRMNLDVQDARIITATTSFSLDTYLVLDRFGTLLTDPDRERKVKAALVDALSHSDQYPGIMQRRIPRHLRHFDVQNTVDIVLNPTLQQHMVEISTLDQPGLLARIGALFMLQGLDIHSARIATLGERAEDIFFVTKKNGILLTHEEVKAFAETLKAALDEASNQICNPS